The stretch of DNA TTCTGGTTCCCTTTATCACGAAATCCGCTTCTGACGGGCATCAGATCCCCATTCTGGTTCCCTTTATCACGGAATTCTCTTCCGATGGGCATCAGATCCCCTTTCTGATTCCCTTCATCACAGAATTTTCTTCCGATAGGCATCAGATCTCCATTCTGATTCCCTTTATCACGGAATCCACTTCTGACGGGCATCAGATCCCCATTCTGGTTCCCTTTATCACGGAATTCACTTCTGACGGGCATCAGATCCCCATTCTGGTTCCCTTTATCACGAAATTCTCTTCTGACGGGCATCAGATCTCCATTCTGATTCCCTTTATCACAGAATTTTCTTCCGACAGGCATCAGATCTCCATTCTGATTCCCTTTATCACGGAATCCACTTCTGACGGGCATCAGATCCCCTTTCTGGTTCCCTTTATCACGGATTTCTCTTCCGACGGGCATCAGATCCCCATTCTGGTTCCCTTTATCACGATATTCTCTTCTGACGGGCATCTGATTTCCTTACTAGTGTTTTCAAGCTCTTAATTTTAAATATGTAATATTCAGCTTGTAACTTTGGAATTTTTTACTTATAAAAGGTTTGATCGGCTTTTATCTTTTAACACTTTCGAAACATGCAAGTCGCCCTTCACCTATTCCAGCGGTCACTATTAGACCTCGCTTAATGTCTGGTTGTCCTCACCCACTTAGGGATCATACCCTAGGATTGGATTACATTCCTCAATAATATTCATTAAATAACATTTTTCCTCTCTAAGGAACACCATATTCGCTGCTGCGCTTGGTTCAGGAGAAAAATGTATAAAAAAGAACCAGCAATTTTTGCTGGTTCAATTTTTCCTCAATTTTTTTTAAACCGAATTAAAATGTTTTTGCAGCATCTTTTGCGCGGGCAATTGCGTTTGCTTTGATTTCTTCCGCTTTGTCCGGCATTGCATTGTGACCTTCAACAAAGATTCCATCGAAGGAAGGCACACCGAAGAACTGCATCAATACGGAAAGATAGCGATGCCCCATTTCCATCCCTGCTGCCGGACCTTCGGAATATACGCCTCCACGTGCTTGGATGTGAACCGCTTTTTTGTCTGTCAATAGACCGACCGGCCCTTGTTCTGTATACTTGAATGTCTTCCCGGCAACCGCCACTGAATCAAGATATGCTTTCATCACTGGCGGGAATGAGAAGTTCCATAATGGAGTGACGAAAACGTATTTGTCAGCTGAAACAAATTGCTCGCTCAACTCAGCCAAACGGCCAACCTTTGCTTGCTCTTCTGATGAAAGTTCTTCAAATCCTTTTCCTGTTTGGAGTTTTCCCCATCCGCTGAATACATCCGCATCGATTTGGGGGATATTTTCACGATATAGATCGATATGAACGACCTCATCATTCTGATTTGCTTCTTTATAAGAATCAATAAATGCCTTCCCGACTGCCATGCTGTAAGATTGAGTATCATCGTGTGGATGAGCAGTGATGTACAATACTTTTGCCATTATTAAACGTCCTTTCTAAATTAAGTATAAGATAGTTTGCTGCAACAAACAGAAAACCATTCGTTTCCGTTTGTCTTGAATTAATATATCTTTAATTCAGAGTAATTATAAAGGCGATATTTATATTTTGCAACTAATAAGTTTGTCGGGCGAAAAAATTCCGAATGTATTTAATATCAAAAATATATTCAAAAAAAAAAGAACTTTGTTAGTCAACAAAGTTCAATCCCTTGATTCAAAATAAGGATTTCCGCTGATCAATTTTCTTGCCTCTTCGGTCAGTTCGAATTCAAGATGCTCCATCCCAGTATCTTCGCTATGAAGACTGCCGTCAAAATGCACCGGCTTACCTTCCATACACACATCACCCCCAATTAGTTATTTAATAGTATGTACTACCATTTTACTATTTACTTATGATTTATTGCATTTATTTTTTGATTATTTAGAAAATAATATTTATTCCCATTGGATTTTAGTGTAAAATTACACTAAAATGATAAAAAATACAAAATGGAGGGAATCATGAAAAAGAAGTTGCTATCATTGCTGCTTATTGTTTTTTGTATCCTATTTGGAGGATTCGGTATATTGTATGATGGACTGTACGGAAATCCTTTCCGAGATTATTTGATGAAAAATGACACAATGAGATATTTAAATGATATCGGGTATACAAAAAATGATCTTTTGTCAGTAAGAACAAACTATTCTATGAAAATAAATTCGGATAAAGTCAAAGGAACACTTGCTAAGGTGACTTTCAAGGATGAGCCCCAAGACACATATATTTATTTTCAACAGAATTCTAACCAAAAAATTATCCAGGCATGCGACTACTTAGATGGGCACATAATGAAAAATAACTATACGCCTGAACGAAAACACATGCTTAAAAACTGCAAAAGCATCTACTAAACAGGGTATGCCCCATGGTGACAGGCACCAAGGGGGCATACCCTCTTGCTTCATTTGTATTTTTCTGCTTCTTCCTCGAGTTCTTTTTCGATTTCTTCATCTGGGACTAATATATTTTTTTCTTCTGTTTGCAGGTGGCGTTTTATTTCCCTGAGCTGCTGTTTGATTGTTGATAAACTATAGAGGACATAGATCACAAACAGAATCGGCAGGATGAATGTAAATATAGATAGGATGCCAGCCATTTTATTGTTCAATCACTCCTTTTGTTTGATGAACTCTTATGGATTCTTGTTCGATCGCTTCAATGTATGCTTTGATTTCCTTTTTATTTTTCAGTGTAATGACCTCATTATTTGACCCTTTTGCCAGAAAGTCTTGAAATCGTACATTCATTTTTTCTTTTCGAGGAAAATAAGTCGTCCAAATGAATTTGAGAAATTCCCAATCAAGCTTTTCCTTACAGCCTTCCCCAAGATCCGGACGTGTCCTGCCAATGTTTTTCAGCCATCTTTTGAATACTCGAAAAAGACATACGCGGCGGGGCAGCTCCAGGTAGATGATCGTATCAGCTTTCTCTGCTCTGATTTCATATGTATTGGTGTAATTCCCTTCCATGATCCATGAATTTCTTTCCGCAATATTTCTCTGTGCAGAAGAAAAATCTTCAAGGCTCGCTTGAACCCAGCCCGGCTTCCAAAAGTATGCATCCAAATGAAATACTGGAATATTCAAAGCTGTCCCTAGCCTTTTTGCAAACGTTGATTTCCCTACGCCAGCACTTACCCCAATCACCATGATCCTTTTCATGAATTCCTCTTCCCCCTTTTCCACACTCATTTTTCCATTATAGACCAATTATCTGAATATAGGGGAAATACTTTTTCTAATTGTCAAATAAATTCGCAAAAAAAATCAGGATTATCCATCCTGACATGCGTTTTTCCAATATTTCCAGGCAACCATATACTCTTCAAGATCATTAGGATGATGAATCAGACAAGTCCCCATCCGCAAAAACAAGCCTATTAAGACCTCTCCATATAAGAAATGCCCACATATAGCGTGATAGCCATTTAATTCTGCTGCTGCACATTCGATTGTTTCACGGGACAAATCATCTGGTGATGAGCAAAAGGCATAAATCAAGTCATACAATGGATCTCCATAAATGGGAGTTGGATCGATCACACCACTTAAATCGCCATCATTGAATAAAAAATTATGAACCCCGCAGTCTCCGTGAATCAAGAATGGAGCATCCAAATATGAATAGCGTTCAGGTTGATCGACTAGCCCGCGTACATATTGAATATCCTCCACACTCAAGAATCCTTGTAGCAGTCCCGACGTTTCTTCGATCCTCCCATGCAAAAACGCGCGCCATGAATCCTTCTCCTCACCAAGCCAGCCCCACTTGGCATGATCCTCTTCTTTCTTGTAATGGTTGATTGCCTCATGAACCAAGATTTTTAACATTTTCTTTTTATGTCTTCGGGTATAATTTGTAGAACCCTGTAAGAATGTGTATACGATATAGCGATTAGCAGGATCTTGATACACTAGATCAGGAAAGTGCTTGACCGATTGATAATTCTGTAAAAACCCTGCCTCTGCCGATAAGACTGTTTCCTCATTCAATTTCACTACAAAGCGATGGTGATCACGTTCAAGCAGTAGAAATACTTCGCTGGATGTGCCCCCGGAAAGCGGCACGACTTGGATACTGGTGTCAGAAATTATTTGTTTCACAGTTAATTCATTAATGATTTCTCTTATGTCCATATTTCACCTTCATCATTTTAAATCAAGAGCCACCTGGACCCATGTAGCGATTATCCCCCTGAACGTAATTGGAATCATCCCCAGGTTTTGCGTGCGGGTGTGTTGTGGTCTCAGGGTTATTGTTGTTTTTCTTTCTTCGACGATCAATGTAATAGGCAAATCCGATCGCTCCTGCAATTGGTATGAGTAGCCAAATCATCCAATCCCCTCCTTTTTACCATATTAACACAATATTCCATTTATTTTTTGATTTTTCTTACTCCACTACAGCTTTGCTTGAAAAAGATTCGATGGCACATCAATCAAAAACCTGAGATAATAAAAGAAAAAAAGGTGGAAATGTTCGAATGCGCATCTATGGAGCACTTATTTCACTGAGTTTGATTTGGGGTCTATCATTCGTTTTTATTAAATGGCTTTCAGAATTTGCAGGTGTCTGGGGAACTGTATTCATCCGCTGCTTAGCAGGAGCGGTCATCCTCCTTCCGATTCTATACATAAAGAGAAAGGAAATCATCAGACCGATTCCGTGGAAAAACTTGATCATCGTCGGGATTTTGAACTGCGGACTCCCATGGGGATTGATTTCCTTAAGTGAAACGGCACTAAACAGCAGTACAGCTGCTGTATTGAATGCAATGACACCGATTTGCACCGGCTTAATCGGGTTCCTTTTCTTTTCAAACAAACTTAATCGAATGCAATGGGCGGGCATCTTCATTGGGTTTATTGGTATTTGGGTGTTGATGGGTGCTCACGTAAAACCGGTAGAAACTTTTAGCTTTGTCGGTTTTGGCACGATGCTCCTCGCCACTATCTGCTACGGGTCGGCATCACAGTTCACTAAGCATTATTTGAATGGGGCAGGAGTCGTTTTGATCACGACCGTTTCCTTACTGACGGGGTCGTTGATCGGGCTGTTGGGAATGATTTTGTCAGGTCCTTCAATGACAGAACCTCTTTCGGGTGAAGTATGGATATCCATTATTGGTTTGGGATGTTTCGGTTCAGGTATTGCCACACTCCTCTATTTTTATATCATGACAAAGGGAAGTCCGGAGTTTGCCTCTACTGTCACCTATATCATACCCGCTACAGCAATGATTTGGGGATATGTCCTCCTTCATGAACATATCACGAAAAACTTAGTGATCGGTTTGTTGATCATCTTTACCGGCATTGCCATGACCAAGGCAAGGAAAAGAAAAATCATCGGTGGGCAACCGGCAAGAAAACACGCCTAATCACTCTTTTGAACTGCATTTGCAGTTCTTTTTTTGTGCCTCATTTATCATTTATTCAACATGCTTCTTAAATACCGTAATTGACAATACACGACGACACTACATTTTTTCAAAAATATCCCAATCACCCTTGATAAATGACATCACCGTCATTTATAATAATGACAAAGATGTCATTTTAAAAGGGGTATGTAAATGAAAACATTATTCAGGAATAAACAGTATTTGTTTTTGATTTGCGCACAAATCGTCTCAAGCCTTGGGGATTGGCTGAATATTTTAGCTCTATTGATCCTTGCCGGTGTGGATTTTCACGCTTCTCCATTGGGCATCACTTTGTTGATGCTTTGTTTCTCGATTCCAATGACGCTTTTTGGCCCATTTACTGGGGTATTCGCCGACCGATATGATCGCAAAAAGTTGATGGTTGCTGCCGATCTCATCCGGGCAGCAGCCGTATTCGGAATCGTTTTTGCCCCTGCTTTGTGGACTGTCTACATCTTGGTCTTTCTCCAAAGTTCATTTTCAGCGCTTTTCACTCCTGCCAAAAATGGAAAATTGAAAGAAATCATTCCTGATGATCAAATGCAACAAGCGGTTACGATCAGTGCCATGATCGATCAAGTCAGCAAGATCATCGGACCGGTCCTCAGCGGTTTGTTAATTTCGGCATTCAGCACCAAGGCTTCTTTTTATATAGATGCCGCAACGTTCATCCTATCAGCCATCTTTTTATCACAATTAACCATCAGTGTCCCCAAGAGAATATCAGAGAATCATTCCAAGAAGAAAAACCGTATCTTTCATGATATGATGGACGGCTTTTCCTTCATTCGCTCTATTCCGATATTGTTATTAGGGCTTTGTGTTCTTAGTTCCGTTCTCTTAGTGCTACAGATTGCTGATAATCAAATCATCATCCTTCTTAGAGAAGTTCCGCATTCACCTGTGAAAATATTTGGCTACGCAATGGCAGCATCTGGGGCCGGCATGTTCATCATGTCCATTATCTTGGCGAAAAAAGAAATCAAGTCTGCTCATGCCTTTATTTCAATAGGATCGGTGGGAATCGGTGCCGGCTATGCATTAATGGTGTATTTAGTCCATCAGCCGGTCAATATCATTATGGCATGTCTTCCATTATTGGGTATGCTTGTTGGTATGAGTGCAGCTGCCGTATTCATCCCTTTCAATGTCATGGCGCAAAAAACAACGCCAGTAAACCTAAGCGGAAGGATATTTGGTACAATAAACAGTATGACTTCGGGAGCAGCCATAATCGGGATGGTGCTTGGAGGCATCCTCGTGGAACTATTTGGCGCCGATACTACTTTTCTGTTGTCAGGAAGTTTTCTGATTATCATAGGGATTGCAGCCATCCTATCAACAGTATTTTTAAAAGGAAGTGATATGTTTGCCAAAGGTAACCAAGGATCACAAAAGAAAGCGCAAGGCTGAAATAGCTGAGGCAGCACGTAAAATTTTCATTCAAAAAGGCTTTGAGCAAACCACCATGACAGATGTTGTGAACTTTACAGGCTTCAGCAGAGGCAGCGTATATCAATATTTCTCAAGCACAGATGAAATGTTTCGCTTCCTGACTGATCAAAGTGATTCTGGGTTCGAGAATACAATCCAGACACTTCTTCAAAAGCATGGATCTGCTTGGAATGCAATTGATGAATATTTAGCTGCCATCCAAGAGAATTTTATTGATAACGAGCTGGGCTTTGGGATTGTTCAGTTCGAATACTTCATAAATAGTGCGCGAAAAGAAGAACGGGCAAATTATTTATTGACTCGGTACAATTCAGCAGTGAAGAGTTTTTCCGACCTGATTCACCATGGCATTCAAAACGGTGAGTTCAAACCGATCCAGCCGGTTGAAGCGATTGTTCTCTTTTTCATTAATGTAACGGATGGTTTACTGATGCAGCGCCTCCTGACGATCAACATTCTCCCCCCTTCAAAAGTTTATGTAAGCGAACAGCTTGAAGGACTGAAAATATATTTAAAACAGGTGCTTCAATTTCACAAAGAATAAAAGTATTTCTGCGGTTTATATTGCAGAAAGAACCAAAAATGCTCACTGGATAATATCCAATGAGCATTTTCCTCTTTGCATAGACCTATTCATTGTCATCATGTTTCTTCCAAACAACTAAAATCAATATCTTACAGTGCTTTACTCAGGGTAACGATTGATTTATCTGCGAAAATTAAAATATATCTGCGAATTTGTAATTATATCTGTGAATACGGACCATATATCTGCGAAAATCCCAATATATCGATTATTCTACAAATTTCTACAAAATCTGACACCTCCATTATAACTCAGATAACCCAGAAACTGTGCAGGAAACCGTTTGGAAATATGACAGCCGGTTATTCCTTTGTCAATTTATAGATGATCGCATTCCCATTTTCACTGACTCTT from Falsibacillus albus encodes:
- a CDS encoding TetR family transcriptional regulator yields the protein MPKVTKDHKRKRKAEIAEAARKIFIQKGFEQTTMTDVVNFTGFSRGSVYQYFSSTDEMFRFLTDQSDSGFENTIQTLLQKHGSAWNAIDEYLAAIQENFIDNELGFGIVQFEYFINSARKEERANYLLTRYNSAVKSFSDLIHHGIQNGEFKPIQPVEAIVLFFINVTDGLLMQRLLTINILPPSKVYVSEQLEGLKIYLKQVLQFHKE
- a CDS encoding P-loop NTPase family protein — translated: MKRIMVIGVSAGVGKSTFAKRLGTALNIPVFHLDAYFWKPGWVQASLEDFSSAQRNIAERNSWIMEGNYTNTYEIRAEKADTIIYLELPRRVCLFRVFKRWLKNIGRTRPDLGEGCKEKLDWEFLKFIWTTYFPRKEKMNVRFQDFLAKGSNNEVITLKNKKEIKAYIEAIEQESIRVHQTKGVIEQ
- a CDS encoding MFS transporter yields the protein MKTLFRNKQYLFLICAQIVSSLGDWLNILALLILAGVDFHASPLGITLLMLCFSIPMTLFGPFTGVFADRYDRKKLMVAADLIRAAAVFGIVFAPALWTVYILVFLQSSFSALFTPAKNGKLKEIIPDDQMQQAVTISAMIDQVSKIIGPVLSGLLISAFSTKASFYIDAATFILSAIFLSQLTISVPKRISENHSKKKNRIFHDMMDGFSFIRSIPILLLGLCVLSSVLLVLQIADNQIIILLREVPHSPVKIFGYAMAASGAGMFIMSIILAKKEIKSAHAFISIGSVGIGAGYALMVYLVHQPVNIIMACLPLLGMLVGMSAAAVFIPFNVMAQKTTPVNLSGRIFGTINSMTSGAAIIGMVLGGILVELFGADTTFLLSGSFLIIIGIAAILSTVFLKGSDMFAKGNQGSQKKAQG
- a CDS encoding FMN-dependent NADH-azoreductase, which translates into the protein MAKVLYITAHPHDDTQSYSMAVGKAFIDSYKEANQNDEVVHIDLYRENIPQIDADVFSGWGKLQTGKGFEELSSEEQAKVGRLAELSEQFVSADKYVFVTPLWNFSFPPVMKAYLDSVAVAGKTFKYTEQGPVGLLTDKKAVHIQARGGVYSEGPAAGMEMGHRYLSVLMQFFGVPSFDGIFVEGHNAMPDKAEEIKANAIARAKDAAKTF
- a CDS encoding DMT family transporter, encoding MRIYGALISLSLIWGLSFVFIKWLSEFAGVWGTVFIRCLAGAVILLPILYIKRKEIIRPIPWKNLIIVGILNCGLPWGLISLSETALNSSTAAVLNAMTPICTGLIGFLFFSNKLNRMQWAGIFIGFIGIWVLMGAHVKPVETFSFVGFGTMLLATICYGSASQFTKHYLNGAGVVLITTVSLLTGSLIGLLGMILSGPSMTEPLSGEVWISIIGLGCFGSGIATLLYFYIMTKGSPEFASTVTYIIPATAMIWGYVLLHEHITKNLVIGLLIIFTGIAMTKARKRKIIGGQPARKHA
- a CDS encoding DUF3139 domain-containing protein, which gives rise to MKKKLLSLLLIVFCILFGGFGILYDGLYGNPFRDYLMKNDTMRYLNDIGYTKNDLLSVRTNYSMKINSDKVKGTLAKVTFKDEPQDTYIYFQQNSNQKIIQACDYLDGHIMKNNYTPERKHMLKNCKSIY
- a CDS encoding phosphotransferase family protein gives rise to the protein MDIREIINELTVKQIISDTSIQVVPLSGGTSSEVFLLLERDHHRFVVKLNEETVLSAEAGFLQNYQSVKHFPDLVYQDPANRYIVYTFLQGSTNYTRRHKKKMLKILVHEAINHYKKEEDHAKWGWLGEEKDSWRAFLHGRIEETSGLLQGFLSVEDIQYVRGLVDQPERYSYLDAPFLIHGDCGVHNFLFNDGDLSGVIDPTPIYGDPLYDLIYAFCSSPDDLSRETIECAAAELNGYHAICGHFLYGEVLIGLFLRMGTCLIHHPNDLEEYMVAWKYWKNACQDG